Sequence from the Rhodanobacter sp. genome:
ATTTCCCGCGCCGCGCTGCGAAAGAACTGGGTGCATCGCTGGACGCGCCGTTGCAATATCAACGCGCCTGGTGAACGAGGAAGAACGATGGACGCGTCACCCATCTTGATCGACGGTCGCCGGCACGATCTCGGCGACGGCTTCAGCGTGCGCCGGCTGTTGCCGGTGCTCGAAGCGCGCCACGTGGGGCCGTTCGTGTTCTACGACCACATGGGGCCGGTGGACTTCGCGCCCGGCAAAGGCATGGACGTGCGCCCGCATCCGCACATCGGGCTGGCCACGGTGACCTGGCTGTTCGACGGCAGCATCCGTCATCGCGACAGCCTGGGCAGCCTCGCCGACATTCGGCCCGGCGCGGTGAACTGGATGACCGCCGGCCGCGGCATCGTGCACTCCGAGCGCACGCCGCCGGACGTGCGCGCCGCAGGCCAGCGCCTGCACGGTATCCAGGTGTGGGTGGCGCTGCCGCGCGAGCATGCGGAAGTGGCGCCGGAGTTCCATCATCACGAGGCGCACGCGCTGCCGCGCATCCGCCAGCCGGGCGTCGAACTGGTGCTGATCGCCGGCACCGGCTGGGGCGAAGCCTCGCCGGTGAAGGTGTACGCGCCGATGTTCTTCGCCGAGGCGCATCTCGATGCCGGCGCCGAACTGACGATGCCGGCGGAGCATGCCGAACACGGCGTGCACGTGATCGAGGGCGAGCTGACCTGGGGCGAACTGGCCCTGGCCGCGGGGCAGATGGCCGTGCAGTCCGGTGCCGCACCCGCTCTCAGGGCACGCCATGCCAGCCGCGTGATGCTGTTCGGCGGCGCGCCGTTGGACGGCGAGCGGCGCCTGTGGTGGAACTTCGTCGCCGCCGACGAGGCGCGCATCGAGCAGGCCAAGGCCGATTGGCGCGCGGGACGTTTCCCGAAGGTGCCCGGCGACGATCAGGAATTCATCCCGCTGCCGGGTTGAGGAGACCGAGATGGCCGAATTCGCCAGCTTTCGCGCGTTCTATCCCTATTACCTTGGCGAGCACCGCAACCGATTGTGCCGGCGCTGGCATTTCGTCGGCAGCACCCTGGTGCTGCTGGTTGTGCTGCTGGCCGTGACCAGCGGACGGCTGGCGTGGCTGTGGCTGCTGCCGCTGGCCGGCTACGGTTGCGCGTGGATCGGCCATTTCGTCTACGAGAAGAACCGTCCGGCCACCTTCCGCCACCCGTTCTACAGCCTGCTGGGCGACTGGGTGATGTATGCGCAGATGCTGCGCGGCAAGGTCAGCTTCTAGCGGTATTTCTGGTGGCAGTCCTGGCAGGCATCGCCCACCGGCTTGAGCGCCGTTGTCAATGCTGCACAGGTGGCCGGGGCGGACGCGACGGCTTGCTGCAGACTGGCCTGCAGTTTGTTAGCGGCGGCGGTGAAGCCCGCGTCCGCGTTGCCGAAGGTCGGCACGATGTCGGTGGCGGTGGACTGCAGGCGCAACAGATGCGGCTGGATCTTCGCCGCATCGCATTGCTGCGCCTTGATCGCCTGCTTGAGCCCGCCCATGTGGTAGCCCATGGTGTGCATCACCGCCTCGGGCATGGGGTTGCGCGCGGCGAGCGCGGTCATCACTTGGGCGGTGCCGATCACGCCAATGGCCAGGCCGAGCAGGATCAGTAGGGCTGCACGCATCGCGGGGACTCGTCGTGGAGATACGGCGAGGATAACCCGCGCGGCGATAGAATCTCGCGTCCTGCAGCAAGGCCGTACCCATGAGCGACACCGCATTTCCCCACGAACGTTTCGCCGGCATCGAGCGCCTGTACGGCGCGGGCAGCGTGGCAAGGCTGGCGCAGCGCCACGTGTGCGTGGTGGGCGTGGGCGGCGTGGGCTCGTGGGCGGCCGAGGCGCTGGCGCGCAGCGGGGTGGGGCGGCTCACCCTGATCGACGCCGACGAGGTCTGCGTCTCCAACACCAACCGCCAGATGCATGCGCTGGACGGCGAGTTCGGCAAGCCCAAGGTGGGCGTGATGGCGGCGCGGCTGCATGCGATCAACCCGGCGCTGCGGCTGGAAGGGATCGAGCGCTTCCTCACCACCTCCACGCTGGACGAACTGCTGGACCGCGGCTACGACGCGGTGCTGGACGCCTGCGACGCGTTCCGCGTGAAGCTGGAGATGATCGCCTGGTGCCGCCGCCGCAAGCTGCCCATCGTCAGCGTGGGCTCGGCCGGCGGGCGCACCGATCCCACCCAGATCCGCGTGCGCGACCTCTCGCGCACCGAGCACGATGCGATGTTCAGCCTGATCCGCAAGAAGCTCCGCACGGATTTCAATTTTCCGCGCAACCCGGATCGCTATTTCGGCGTCTCGGCGGTGTACTCGCTGCAGAACGTGCAGTACCCGCAGCCCGACGGCAGCGTGTGCGGCAACCGGCCGCCCGGCGGCGATGCGCTCAACCTCGCTTGCGGCGGCGGGCTCGGTGCGGCCACGCACGTGACCGGTGCGTTTGCATTCGCGGCAGTCGGCAAGGTGATCGAGAAGCTGCTGCAGGCCGATCAGGACTGATCGCCGGCCTCGTCTGCGGCAGCGGTCTGGGTGCGGTTGCCGCCGGCCTTTTTCGCCCGGTACATCGACCGGTCGGCGGCACGGCTCAAGGGTTCGGTGCTGTCGCCGTCCAGCGGGAAGGTGGCCACGCCGATGCTGGCCGAGACGCGAATCATCTGTCCCTGCAGTAGGAAGGTGCGGCCCAGCGTTGCGCGGATGCGCTCCGCGACCTCGACCGCGTGCGCGGGCTGGGCCAGCGTGTTGAGCAGCACGACGAACTCGTCGCCGCCGATGCGCGCCGCGGTGTCGTCTTCGCGCAGGCAGCCGCGGATACGGGCGGCGACTTCGCAGAGCAGCAGGTCGCCGACGGCGTGGCCATGGATGTCGTTGACCTGCTTGAAGCCGTCCAGGTCGATGTAGAGCAGGGCCGCCAGCGTTCCGGTGTGCGCGGCCTTCAACAGCGTGGCCTGCAGGCGATTGTGGAACAGGGTGCGGTTGGGCAGGTCGGTCAACGGGTCGTGCAGGGCGAGATGGTGCAACTGGGTCTGGTCCTGCTTGCGTTCGATCACCGTGCCCAACTGGGTGGCGACGAACTCCAGCAGCTCGGCATCGGCCTTGCTGTGATTCGACTGCCCCGGACGCTCCACCACCAGCGCACCGACCGGATTCTCTTTCGCATAGAGCGGCACGCCGAGCCACTGCG
This genomic interval carries:
- a CDS encoding pirin family protein; this translates as MDASPILIDGRRHDLGDGFSVRRLLPVLEARHVGPFVFYDHMGPVDFAPGKGMDVRPHPHIGLATVTWLFDGSIRHRDSLGSLADIRPGAVNWMTAGRGIVHSERTPPDVRAAGQRLHGIQVWVALPREHAEVAPEFHHHEAHALPRIRQPGVELVLIAGTGWGEASPVKVYAPMFFAEAHLDAGAELTMPAEHAEHGVHVIEGELTWGELALAAGQMAVQSGAAPALRARHASRVMLFGGAPLDGERRLWWNFVAADEARIEQAKADWRAGRFPKVPGDDQEFIPLPG
- a CDS encoding DUF962 domain-containing protein, giving the protein MAEFASFRAFYPYYLGEHRNRLCRRWHFVGSTLVLLVVLLAVTSGRLAWLWLLPLAGYGCAWIGHFVYEKNRPATFRHPFYSLLGDWVMYAQMLRGKVSF
- a CDS encoding tRNA threonylcarbamoyladenosine dehydratase — encoded protein: MSDTAFPHERFAGIERLYGAGSVARLAQRHVCVVGVGGVGSWAAEALARSGVGRLTLIDADEVCVSNTNRQMHALDGEFGKPKVGVMAARLHAINPALRLEGIERFLTTSTLDELLDRGYDAVLDACDAFRVKLEMIAWCRRRKLPIVSVGSAGGRTDPTQIRVRDLSRTEHDAMFSLIRKKLRTDFNFPRNPDRYFGVSAVYSLQNVQYPQPDGSVCGNRPPGGDALNLACGGGLGAATHVTGAFAFAAVGKVIEKLLQADQD